One genomic region from Mauremys reevesii isolate NIE-2019 linkage group 7, ASM1616193v1, whole genome shotgun sequence encodes:
- the LOC120408985 gene encoding E3 ubiquitin-protein ligase TRIM39-like: MASRTSAGRVQDEAICPICLEYLTEPVTLDCGHNFCLACITKHSETCTEGDYDPLCCPSCRAQIRRQNFQLNWQLANRVEQVKHLHVEAEREQKVNLCARHKEELKLFCEDDREAICVICRESKEHRAHTVVPIEDSAQEDKEDSSILSRHVEAKLQHQVEISAELSESLNTYNQSDALMETQGEFKDNLTTELEKKIFQSMGPDEKVNVTLDPDTAHPRLVLSEDQKSVRWGFTRQNLPNNLERFDNDPFVLGCEGFTSGRHCWEVEVGEARSWVLGVARESVSRKGRISVSPEQGFWALRRSGAGWLVAYTSPEGTHLPFADKPRRIRVSLDYERGQVTFFDVDNEALIFTFPPASFSGDKIRPFFSVGERGIYTSFSYLCGPSHITVCP, from the exons ATGGCCTCAAGAACTTCAGCAGGGAGAGTGCAAGATGAAGCCATATGTCCTATCTGCCTGGAGTACCTGACGGAGCCTGTGACTCTAGACTGTGGGCACAACTTCTGCCTCGCCTGCATCACTAAGCACAGTGAGACATGTACAGAGGGGGACTATGACCCtttgtgctgccccagctgcagagctcAGATCCGGAGACAGAATTTCCAGCTGAACTGGCAGCTGGCAAATAGAGTAGAGCAAGTTAAACACTTGCATGttgaagcagagagagaacagAAAGTGAATCTGTGCGCAAGACACAAGGAAGAGCTGAAGTTGTTCTGTGAGGATGACAGAGAAGCCATTTGTGTGATCTGCAGAGAGTCCAAGGAACACAGAGCTCACACTGTGGTTCCCATAGAGGATTCTGCCCAGGAGGACAAG gAGGACAGCAGCATCTTGAGCAG GCATGTGGAGGCGAAGCTTCAGCACCAAGTGGAGATTTCTGCTGAACTGTCTGAGAGCCTCAATACTTATAACCAAAGTGATGCTCTAATGGAGACTCAGGGGGAATTCAAAG acAATCTGACAACTGaattagagaaaaaaatatttcaatctATGGGACCAGATGAGAAAG tgaatgtgactctggatccagacacggctcatccccgACTCGTCCTCTCTGAGGATCAGAAAAGCGTGAGATGGGGATTCACACGGCAGAATCTGCCCAACAATCTGGAGAGATTTGACAATGATCCCTTTGTGCTGGgttgtgagggattcacctcggggagacattgttgggaggtggaggtgggggaagcaAGAAGCTGGGTTTTGGGGGTTgccagagagtctgtgagcaGGAAGGGAAGGATCAGTGTTAGTCCTGAGCAGGGCTTCTGGGCTTTGCGGCGGAGCGGGGCAGGGTGGTTGGTGGCTTACACTTCCCCTGAGGGGACCCACCTCCCTTTTGCTGATAAACCCAGGAGGATCCGGGTCTCTCTGGACTACGaacgggggcaggtgacatttttTGATGTTGATAATGAGGCCTTGATCTTCACTTTCCCACCGGCCTCTTTCTCTGGGGACAAAATCCGCCCTTTCTTCTCAGTTGGGGAAAGAGGAATATACACATCTTTCTCATACCTGTGTGGGCCATCCCATATCACAGTGTGTCCCTGA